From a region of the Thiomicrorhabdus sp. genome:
- the murB gene encoding UDP-N-acetylmuramate dehydrogenase, translating into MHIQANQSLLPYNTFNIDVKSEYFIEINKQSDILILRSDLKLASLPWRIIGDGSNLLFTHDIEGVVVRCTYDKLKIVKEDEENIWLSVGAGMKWHDLVKYTVENNWWGLENLALIPGTVGAAPVQNIGAYGAEARDTITRVQTLNIYDGQRIEYRNAECNFGYRTSIFKQEFVNRLLVHRVTFRLRKLKYGNPNLAYDPLKEALADIPKEKLTPAIIFEAIVDIRQNRLPNPERQGNAGSFFKNPIVEPDYFETLIQEYPEIPHHKTLEGNYKIPAAWLIEQTGWKGRTHGKSGVSIKHALVLINLGGATGTDIEELYHLVQDDVNHKFGIHLEPEVIIL; encoded by the coding sequence ATGCACATTCAGGCCAACCAATCACTTCTGCCTTACAATACTTTTAACATTGATGTTAAGAGCGAATATTTTATTGAAATCAATAAACAGAGCGATATCTTAATCTTACGCTCTGATCTTAAGCTGGCATCTTTACCCTGGCGAATTATTGGTGATGGCAGTAATTTACTCTTTACTCATGATATTGAAGGTGTGGTGGTTCGTTGCACTTACGATAAATTAAAAATCGTTAAAGAAGACGAAGAGAATATTTGGCTTTCGGTCGGTGCAGGAATGAAATGGCATGACTTAGTTAAATACACTGTAGAGAATAACTGGTGGGGCCTAGAAAACCTTGCATTAATACCTGGCACAGTTGGAGCCGCACCAGTACAAAATATTGGAGCTTACGGTGCGGAAGCTCGTGACACGATTACTCGTGTACAAACCCTAAATATATATGATGGCCAACGTATTGAGTACCGTAATGCAGAGTGTAATTTTGGGTATAGAACCAGTATTTTCAAACAAGAATTTGTAAATCGCCTGTTGGTTCACCGAGTAACATTTAGGCTTAGAAAACTTAAATATGGCAACCCAAACTTGGCGTATGATCCGCTCAAAGAAGCTTTAGCAGACATACCAAAAGAGAAACTGACCCCTGCAATCATTTTTGAAGCCATTGTTGATATTAGACAAAACAGATTACCTAACCCAGAACGTCAAGGCAATGCTGGAAGCTTTTTTAAAAACCCAATAGTTGAACCCGATTACTTTGAAACTCTTATTCAAGAATATCCAGAAATCCCTCACCATAAGACACTTGAAGGAAACTATAAAATTCCTGCTGCTTGGTTAATTGAACAAACGGGTTGGAAAGGTCGTACACATGGTAAATCAGGTGTTTCAATTAAACATGCTCTAGTATTGATTAATTTAGGCGGTGCAACAGGTACTGACATTGAAGAGCTTTATCATCTTGTTCAAGATGACGTAAACCACAAATTTGGAATTCATTTAGAACCAGAAGTTATTATTTTATAA
- a CDS encoding cyclic nucleotide-binding domain-containing protein — protein sequence MNVAKTLSETIIGQDVSIEECEILSTAVTHKTLSKGEILFDEGTKDETLYLLISGKLEVLKVLSNNATIHIDTLKEGSMTGELSFIDGNTHTMRLVAKRDSEVILLHKDAFESLVEQHPMLTYHVMRSILRYSHIMQRKINAKYLEMHRMVQNQYTAQY from the coding sequence ATGAATGTTGCAAAAACCTTATCTGAAACCATTATTGGTCAAGACGTCTCTATTGAAGAGTGTGAAATATTATCTACTGCAGTTACCCATAAGACACTTAGCAAGGGTGAGATTTTATTTGATGAAGGCACAAAAGACGAAACCTTATACCTGCTGATTAGCGGCAAACTAGAAGTTTTAAAGGTGCTGAGCAATAATGCAACTATTCATATTGATACCTTAAAAGAAGGCAGTATGACTGGAGAATTAAGTTTTATCGATGGTAATACTCATACCATGCGTTTAGTGGCAAAACGAGATTCTGAAGTCATCTTATTACATAAAGATGCCTTTGAAAGCCTTGTAGAACAACACCCTATGCTGACTTATCATGTTATGCGTTCTATTCTTCGATACTCTCACATTATGCAACGCAAAATCAATGCTAAATATTTAGAGATGCACCGTATGGTACAAAACCAATATACTGCACAATATTAA
- a CDS encoding START domain-containing protein yields the protein MKFATLFTALFVTSLSYSNQVYAWDLEPTDEASPVKVWTQSVEGSSFKEFKGQVNINAPVNKILNVIRDTDNLPKWYYNTKQAKQLKKLSDSQALSYTVTKTPWPVTDRDSVTLSTQSSLDNGGYLIDLQAQPNAYPKQPDKIRVPKMQGFWKLEPVAKNKTSVTLQIAAEPGGEIPSWLANSMVIDMPFYTLTNLKQRIEQNPK from the coding sequence ATGAAATTTGCTACCCTATTCACCGCTCTATTTGTTACTAGTCTTAGTTACAGCAACCAAGTTTACGCATGGGATTTAGAACCTACAGATGAAGCAAGTCCTGTTAAAGTTTGGACTCAGAGTGTAGAAGGATCAAGCTTTAAAGAGTTTAAAGGGCAAGTAAACATCAATGCTCCAGTAAATAAAATACTGAACGTGATTCGTGATACCGACAACCTACCTAAGTGGTATTACAATACCAAACAAGCCAAACAGCTAAAAAAACTCAGTGATTCTCAAGCTCTTAGTTATACCGTTACCAAAACGCCATGGCCTGTTACAGACCGAGATTCAGTCACCCTCTCAACCCAATCATCATTAGATAACGGAGGTTATCTAATTGACTTACAAGCCCAGCCTAATGCGTACCCTAAACAACCCGATAAAATTAGAGTTCCTAAAATGCAAGGGTTTTGGAAACTTGAACCCGTTGCCAAAAACAAAACAAGCGTTACCTTACAAATTGCTGCAGAACCTGGTGGCGAAATACCAAGTTGGTTAGCAAATTCAATGGTGATTGATATGCCCTTTTACACCTTAACTAATCTTAAACAACGTATTGAACAAAATCCAAAATAA
- a CDS encoding sodium-dependent transporter has protein sequence MSQLRLSKDSWSSQSVFIMAAIGSAVGLGNLWKFPYITGENGGGAFVLVYLACILLIGIPVLLSELALGRAGQANPVQAMANLAHENGGGRWWSLLGFNGVLAGALILSFYTVIAGWGLAYFVESIQGGFVGMGAEEVGENFSSLLANPVELLFWHTLVSIFTVIVVAKGIKSGIEKAISFMMPGLLFILLVLLGYATTTGSFGHSFSFLFSPDFSKLTWQSVLTAMGHAFFTLSIGLGTMMVYGSYISKKYSIVKAGLWIALADTLVALLAGLVIFSIVFANGLEPSSGPGLLFQTLPIAFGDMTGGWFFGTLFFALVVMAALSSSISLIEPAVSWFDQNWGIKRAKAAWILGTIIWFVGIGSVLSFNEWSDIHLIGERNFFESVDFITANIMLPLGGLLISIFVAWVLKDEERDKQLDMSNWVMGKFILDLKWIAPVAIMVIFASNLVSGDDIIPMLSAILVVYMIYVWNIKRSQ, from the coding sequence ATGAGTCAGTTGAGACTTTCTAAAGATTCTTGGTCGTCGCAATCAGTTTTTATTATGGCGGCAATTGGTTCTGCTGTTGGCTTAGGTAATCTGTGGAAGTTTCCGTACATTACAGGTGAAAACGGTGGTGGTGCTTTTGTATTGGTTTATTTGGCTTGTATTTTACTAATTGGTATTCCTGTTTTGCTTTCTGAATTAGCTTTAGGGCGGGCAGGCCAAGCAAACCCTGTGCAAGCAATGGCTAATTTAGCTCATGAAAATGGCGGCGGACGTTGGTGGAGTTTACTCGGTTTTAATGGAGTGTTAGCGGGTGCTTTGATTTTATCGTTTTATACCGTGATTGCTGGTTGGGGTTTAGCTTATTTTGTAGAGAGTATACAAGGTGGGTTTGTTGGTATGGGAGCCGAAGAGGTTGGTGAGAATTTTAGCAGTCTATTGGCTAACCCTGTTGAGCTTCTTTTTTGGCATACTCTTGTTAGTATCTTTACTGTTATTGTGGTGGCTAAAGGTATAAAAAGTGGTATTGAAAAGGCCATCTCTTTTATGATGCCTGGATTATTATTTATATTGCTTGTGTTACTTGGCTACGCAACTACTACAGGTTCATTTGGTCATAGTTTTTCTTTTTTATTTTCACCTGATTTTTCGAAATTAACCTGGCAGTCGGTGCTTACGGCAATGGGGCACGCCTTTTTTACACTGAGTATTGGTTTGGGAACCATGATGGTTTACGGATCTTATATCTCTAAAAAGTATTCTATTGTTAAAGCAGGTTTGTGGATTGCTCTTGCCGATACTTTGGTTGCACTTTTAGCAGGCCTGGTCATTTTTTCTATTGTTTTTGCAAATGGTCTTGAACCAAGTTCAGGCCCTGGCTTGTTATTTCAAACCTTACCCATTGCTTTTGGAGATATGACAGGCGGTTGGTTTTTTGGAACTCTATTTTTTGCTTTGGTAGTAATGGCCGCATTAAGTTCATCAATTTCTTTAATTGAACCAGCGGTGAGTTGGTTTGATCAAAACTGGGGAATTAAACGTGCCAAAGCGGCTTGGATTTTAGGCACAATTATTTGGTTTGTGGGTATTGGTAGTGTCTTGTCCTTTAATGAATGGTCCGATATTCACCTTATTGGTGAAAGAAACTTTTTTGAATCTGTTGATTTTATTACCGCCAATATTATGCTGCCATTGGGTGGGCTGTTAATCTCTATTTTTGTTGCTTGGGTTTTAAAGGATGAGGAACGCGACAAACAGTTGGACATGAGTAATTGGGTGATGGGTAAATTTATATTGGATTTAAAGTGGATTGCTCCTGTTGCAATTATGGTGATTTTTGCTTCAAATCTAGTATCAGGCGATGACATTATCCCAATGTTATCGGCTATATTGGTTGTGTATATGATTTATGTCTGGAATATAAAACGCTCTCAGTAA
- a CDS encoding mechanosensitive ion channel family protein — protein MEWLTDVWTNLVALFGGQVWLLLILSILTVTIVADITQRYILKIVHVKLLRSGYVWIDSIVDAARAPASFFIWVTGLILALTTTISQFGFYTDLVPYILSFKSTILTLSFGWFVIRLVQRLEQNLKVVARQDDRLDEVTVEAFAKIIKLLAFIITILFFLNAFGVSLTGLLAFGGVGGIAIGFAAKDLLGNVFGGLMLYMDKPFTVGEWIRSPDKEIEGTVEKIGWRMTIVRTFDKRPLYIPNGIFSNISIENPSRMSNRRIKETMGIRYADVHKMHDIIKDVKTMLKEHHDIDNNQTLIVNFNGFGASSLDFFIYTFTKTTDWIRFHEIKQDVLLKVSDIVESHGAEMAFPTRTLHLESIQGLEGLNNQSVSSDKQ, from the coding sequence ATGGAATGGTTAACTGATGTTTGGACAAACTTAGTCGCTTTATTTGGTGGCCAAGTTTGGTTGTTACTTATATTATCTATCTTAACGGTTACTATTGTGGCCGATATTACTCAGCGTTATATTTTAAAAATTGTTCACGTTAAGTTATTACGCAGTGGTTATGTTTGGATTGACAGTATTGTGGATGCTGCACGTGCGCCAGCATCTTTCTTTATTTGGGTAACAGGGTTAATTTTAGCTTTAACCACCACCATCTCTCAATTTGGTTTTTATACTGACTTAGTGCCTTACATTCTCTCTTTTAAATCCACGATTTTAACGCTCTCATTCGGTTGGTTTGTAATACGCTTGGTGCAGCGTTTAGAGCAAAATTTAAAAGTGGTTGCTCGCCAAGATGACCGTTTAGATGAAGTCACGGTAGAGGCCTTTGCCAAAATTATCAAACTGCTTGCCTTTATTATTACGATTCTTTTCTTCTTAAATGCCTTTGGAGTCAGTTTAACAGGCCTGTTAGCGTTTGGGGGTGTAGGTGGTATTGCCATTGGTTTTGCTGCTAAAGACTTGTTAGGTAATGTTTTTGGCGGGCTTATGCTTTATATGGACAAGCCTTTTACTGTTGGAGAGTGGATTCGTTCACCTGATAAAGAGATAGAAGGAACCGTAGAGAAAATTGGTTGGCGAATGACTATTGTGCGAACCTTTGATAAACGCCCGTTGTATATTCCAAATGGCATATTTTCTAATATTTCAATTGAAAACCCATCCAGAATGAGCAACCGTCGTATTAAAGAGACAATGGGGATTCGTTATGCAGATGTACATAAGATGCATGACATTATTAAAGATGTGAAAACCATGTTAAAAGAGCATCATGATATTGATAATAATCAAACCTTAATAGTTAACTTTAATGGTTTTGGGGCTTCTTCTTTAGACTTTTTTATCTACACCTTTACCAAAACAACAGACTGGATACGGTTTCATGAAATTAAACAAGATGTTTTGCTTAAGGTGAGTGATATTGTTGAATCGCATGGTGCAGAAATGGCATTTCCTACCCGTACTTTACATCTTGAATCTATTCAGGGATTGGAAGGATTAAACAACCAATCGGTTAGTAGCGATAAACAGTAA